A single region of the Pseudomonas granadensis genome encodes:
- a CDS encoding NAD(P)/FAD-dependent oxidoreductase yields the protein MKQHILVIGAGFGGVWSALSAARLLDQHDRNDVQISVLAPQAELRIRPRFYEPDVHTMAAPLGELFDAVGVKFVKGVADTIDTENKQVTYSDAFGTQGTLRYDRLVLAAGSRVIRPALEGMIEHAFDVDQIEEAMRLEAHIKSLSNLPPSAARNTVVVAGGGFTGIETATEMPARLRAALGNDANIRVVVVDRAPQIAASLGDGIRPSIVEASKELGVEWIVNASVVSVDVGGVTLADGQRIEASTVIWTVGFRASPLTEQVAGTRDPQGRLHVDGHLKVLGHQDVFAAGDTAYAATDTVGNHAAMSCQHAISLGRYAGNNVAADLLGIEPMTYSQPKYVTCLDLGAWGAVYTEGWDRQLKLVGQEAKELKTQINTVWIYPPAADRAAALAAADPSIPVA from the coding sequence ATGAAACAGCACATTCTGGTTATTGGTGCAGGGTTTGGTGGAGTCTGGAGCGCGTTGAGCGCCGCCCGCCTGCTGGACCAGCACGACCGTAACGACGTGCAGATCAGCGTCCTCGCGCCCCAGGCGGAACTGCGTATCCGTCCACGTTTCTACGAGCCGGACGTGCACACCATGGCGGCGCCGCTCGGCGAACTGTTCGATGCGGTCGGAGTGAAATTCGTCAAAGGTGTCGCCGATACCATCGACACCGAAAACAAGCAGGTCACTTACAGCGATGCCTTCGGTACCCAGGGTACGCTGCGCTATGACCGCCTGGTGCTGGCGGCTGGCAGCCGGGTTATCCGTCCGGCACTGGAGGGCATGATCGAGCATGCCTTCGATGTCGATCAGATTGAAGAAGCCATGCGTCTGGAAGCCCACATCAAGTCACTGAGCAATCTGCCACCGAGTGCTGCCCGCAACACTGTGGTGGTCGCTGGCGGTGGCTTCACCGGCATCGAAACAGCCACCGAAATGCCGGCCCGCTTGCGCGCTGCATTGGGTAACGACGCAAATATCCGCGTGGTGGTGGTAGACCGCGCACCGCAGATCGCTGCGTCACTGGGCGATGGCATTCGCCCCTCGATTGTCGAAGCATCGAAAGAACTGGGCGTGGAATGGATCGTCAACGCCTCGGTCGTGTCGGTCGACGTGGGCGGCGTAACTTTGGCCGATGGCCAGCGCATTGAAGCCAGCACGGTGATCTGGACCGTCGGTTTCCGTGCCAGCCCGCTCACCGAACAAGTCGCCGGCACACGCGATCCGCAAGGCCGACTGCATGTTGACGGCCACCTGAAAGTGTTGGGCCACCAGGATGTCTTCGCCGCCGGCGACACCGCATACGCCGCCACCGACACCGTTGGCAATCATGCCGCGATGTCCTGCCAGCACGCGATCAGCCTGGGCCGCTACGCCGGTAACAACGTCGCGGCAGATTTGCTGGGTATCGAACCGATGACATACAGCCAGCCCAAGTACGTGACCTGCCTGGATCTAGGGGCCTGGGGCGCTGTGTACACCGAGGGTTGGGATCGTCAGCTGAAACTGGTCGGACAAGAAGCGAAGGAGCTCAAGACCCAGATCAACACGGTGTGGATCTATCCGCCGGCCGCTGATCGTGCTGCCGCGCTGGCTGCCGCAGACCCATCGATTCCAGTGGCATGA
- a CDS encoding response regulator, protein MAHTAVVSVVDDDESVRMALDSLLRSNGYTVQLFATAEAFLASAAAPDTRCLISDIQMPGLSGMQMYDQLCARGLHIPVIFITGLQGSPPQVSAQSAPPVAWFPKPFPCGELLKCIDAVINRPD, encoded by the coding sequence ATGGCCCACACTGCTGTTGTTTCGGTTGTCGATGATGACGAGTCCGTGCGCATGGCGCTGGACAGTCTGCTGCGGTCCAACGGCTACACCGTGCAACTGTTCGCCACGGCTGAGGCTTTTCTGGCGTCCGCTGCCGCGCCAGACACCCGCTGCCTGATCTCGGATATCCAGATGCCCGGCCTGTCCGGGATGCAGATGTATGACCAGCTATGCGCCAGAGGGCTGCACATTCCGGTCATTTTCATTACTGGCTTGCAAGGATCGCCCCCCCAGGTCAGCGCGCAATCGGCGCCACCGGTGGCCTGGTTTCCCAAGCCTTTTCCCTGTGGCGAACTCCTGAAATGCATCGACGCGGTCATCAATCGGCCCGACTGA
- a CDS encoding GlxA family transcriptional regulator codes for MNSILADSLSLDDLRAQPRALVFVAYPQMGLLDLTGAQTVFWSASRIMTLRGLPGYHLYTASLDGGLIATAEGLEVHTSALSQFDDACIDTLIVPGAPNIRQALSSNATLIDWVRLTSVKARRVASVCSGTFLLAEAGLLDGLRATTHWAMCDMLKNGFPTINVDLDAIFIQQGTLWTSAGVTTGIDMALALVEADCGRDVALEVARELVVFLKRPGGQAQFSQVLQSQTDDRGDFDGLHAWLSEHLGDPRLTVEAMARQTQMSPRNFARVYKQKVGRTPAKALELLRLEAARRLLEDSERNIDQIAGVCGFGDEERMRAAFLRHLMITPRNYRSRFSR; via the coding sequence ATGAATTCGATACTTGCCGACTCACTCTCGCTTGACGATTTGCGCGCGCAACCGCGTGCTTTGGTATTCGTGGCGTATCCGCAAATGGGTCTGCTGGACCTGACCGGCGCACAGACCGTGTTCTGGTCCGCCTCGAGAATCATGACGCTGCGCGGTCTGCCGGGATACCACCTGTACACGGCGAGTCTGGACGGCGGATTGATCGCCACCGCCGAAGGCCTTGAGGTTCACACCAGCGCATTGAGCCAGTTCGACGATGCCTGCATCGATACGCTGATCGTGCCCGGCGCGCCGAATATTCGTCAGGCACTGTCCAGCAACGCCACGTTGATCGACTGGGTGCGCCTGACATCGGTCAAGGCCAGGCGTGTCGCCTCGGTGTGCAGCGGCACGTTCCTGCTGGCCGAAGCCGGCTTGCTTGACGGTCTGCGAGCGACCACGCACTGGGCAATGTGCGACATGCTCAAAAATGGCTTCCCGACCATCAATGTCGACCTTGATGCCATCTTCATCCAGCAAGGCACGCTGTGGACCTCGGCGGGCGTGACTACCGGCATCGACATGGCACTGGCGCTGGTTGAAGCCGACTGCGGTCGCGACGTTGCCCTGGAGGTGGCACGGGAACTGGTGGTGTTTCTCAAGCGGCCCGGCGGTCAGGCTCAATTCAGCCAGGTGCTGCAATCGCAGACCGACGACCGCGGCGACTTCGATGGCTTGCACGCGTGGCTGAGCGAGCACCTCGGCGACCCGCGTCTGACCGTCGAAGCCATGGCCCGCCAAACGCAAATGAGCCCGCGCAACTTCGCCAGAGTCTACAAACAGAAGGTCGGCCGAACGCCTGCAAAGGCTTTGGAACTGCTGCGCCTTGAAGCGGCGCGACGCCTGCTCGAAGACTCGGAGCGCAACATTGATCAAATCGCCGGGGTGTGCGGCTTCGGTGATGAAGAGCGCATGCGGGCTGCTTTTCTTCGTCACTTGATGATCACGCCGCGTAACTATCGGAGTCGATTCTCGCGCTGA
- a CDS encoding MBL fold metallo-hydrolase translates to MSTYLNHSLAHQQGSDPQAVSRQPVGSTFGGVQELVPSRYALRVGDIDVVVISDGVLPLPTSTMSTNADPAARAAWFKEMYLGPDAFDWALNVLVVRSGEQIILVDAGLGGQFPGFPRAGQLPKRLEAAGIDLGSVTDVVVTHMHMDHVGGLLVDEVKNRLRADVRIHVSATEVAFWETPDFTQTVMPSPVPDVLRATARQFIDTYRSKVRTFDDEYQVAPGVVVKLTGGHTPGHSVVYVNSGGERLTFAGDALFPVAFEHPDWHNGFEHDPEESVRVRVRLMREAAASGEWFVATHLPFPSVGRVAVDGDAFRWIAAFWDY, encoded by the coding sequence ATGTCAACGTATCTGAATCATTCCCTTGCCCATCAACAAGGCAGCGACCCACAGGCGGTTTCCCGTCAGCCGGTCGGGTCAACCTTTGGCGGCGTGCAGGAGCTGGTGCCTTCACGCTATGCACTGCGGGTCGGCGACATTGATGTGGTGGTGATCAGTGACGGCGTGCTGCCGCTACCCACCTCAACCATGTCCACCAACGCCGATCCGGCCGCTCGCGCGGCCTGGTTCAAAGAGATGTATCTGGGCCCGGATGCATTCGACTGGGCGCTGAATGTGCTGGTGGTGCGCAGCGGCGAGCAGATCATTCTGGTGGACGCCGGGCTGGGCGGGCAGTTTCCTGGCTTCCCCCGTGCCGGACAATTGCCCAAACGACTGGAGGCGGCCGGCATCGATCTTGGCTCGGTGACGGACGTGGTCGTCACTCACATGCACATGGACCATGTCGGCGGTTTGCTCGTCGATGAGGTGAAAAATCGCTTGCGTGCGGACGTACGCATTCATGTTTCAGCCACTGAGGTGGCGTTCTGGGAGACGCCGGATTTCACCCAGACCGTCATGCCGTCGCCAGTGCCTGACGTGTTGCGCGCAACCGCCAGACAGTTCATCGATACCTATCGCAGCAAAGTGCGAACCTTTGATGATGAATACCAGGTGGCACCGGGTGTGGTGGTGAAACTCACCGGTGGCCACACGCCCGGCCATAGCGTGGTTTACGTGAATTCCGGCGGCGAGCGTCTGACCTTCGCCGGGGATGCACTGTTTCCTGTGGCCTTCGAACATCCGGATTGGCACAACGGTTTCGAGCACGACCCCGAGGAATCGGTGCGTGTGCGAGTGCGCCTGATGCGCGAAGCCGCAGCCAGTGGCGAATGGTTTGTTGCAACTCACTTGCCGTTCCCCTCGGTAGGACGCGTGGCCGTTGATGGGGATGCGTTTCGCTGGATCGCCGCGTTCTGGGACTACTGA
- a CDS encoding response regulator transcription factor: protein MNNRDNDIRFAMLDSAVIAVVDDDELILVSLESLLRSCGYTVKTYNSALAFLQSGVAAHTDCLISDIQMPGMCGVELYEALAARSVHIPTLFITGRPGPPPQFSARVRKPEGYFSKPFDTQALLACIERTLQRRR from the coding sequence ATGAATAATCGGGACAACGACATCAGGTTCGCCATGCTTGACTCCGCTGTTATTGCTGTCGTTGATGACGATGAGCTAATTCTCGTATCACTGGAAAGTTTATTGCGATCTTGCGGTTATACCGTGAAGACGTATAACAGCGCGCTTGCGTTTCTGCAGTCCGGCGTCGCGGCGCATACCGACTGCCTGATATCGGATATTCAAATGCCTGGCATGTGCGGAGTTGAGTTGTACGAGGCGCTGGCAGCAAGGAGCGTGCATATCCCTACCTTGTTCATCACAGGAAGGCCGGGGCCGCCGCCGCAGTTCAGTGCACGGGTCAGAAAGCCGGAAGGTTATTTTTCCAAGCCATTCGATACCCAGGCGCTGTTAGCCTGTATCGAGCGAACATTGCAGCGCCGGCGCTGA
- a CDS encoding AraC family transcriptional regulator, which yields MTTPHDTPQATPGKPRSVIFVVYPQMGLLDMSGAQTVFRAATRHLTDLGLPGYTLHTASLRGGPIRTAEGLTVQTIRLGGLTLEPMHTLIVPGSPYIRQALVDCTPLVDWLHAAHTKVERTTSVCSGAFFLARAGLLDGLRVATHWAMADQFERLFPQVELDREAIFVEQGPVWTSAGVSAGIDLSLALVEADHGREVAMQVARRLVVYYRRPDNQAQWSPLLQSQYSTQSPHAHTRV from the coding sequence GTGACTACTCCGCACGACACACCACAGGCAACACCGGGTAAACCGCGCAGCGTCATTTTCGTCGTGTACCCGCAAATGGGCCTGCTCGACATGAGCGGCGCCCAGACGGTCTTCCGGGCCGCGACCCGCCATCTGACTGACCTCGGCCTGCCCGGCTACACGCTGCATACCGCGAGCCTGCGAGGGGGGCCGATCCGCACCGCCGAAGGCCTTACAGTGCAAACGATTCGCCTGGGAGGCCTGACACTGGAGCCGATGCACACTTTGATCGTCCCCGGCTCGCCGTATATTCGCCAGGCCTTGGTTGACTGCACGCCGTTGGTGGACTGGTTGCACGCGGCCCATACCAAGGTCGAACGGACCACCTCCGTCTGCAGCGGTGCGTTTTTTCTCGCCCGGGCCGGGTTGCTGGACGGCCTGCGGGTGGCGACTCACTGGGCCATGGCGGATCAGTTCGAGCGCCTGTTCCCACAGGTCGAACTGGATCGTGAAGCGATTTTCGTCGAGCAGGGCCCGGTCTGGACATCGGCAGGCGTCAGCGCGGGAATAGACCTGTCTCTGGCACTGGTCGAGGCGGACCACGGCCGCGAAGTAGCCATGCAGGTGGCCAGGCGCCTGGTGGTGTACTACCGGCGCCCGGACAATCAGGCGCAATGGAGCCCGTTGCTGCAGTCGCAATATTCAACGCAGTCACCGCACGCCCATACTCGGGTATGA
- a CDS encoding sensor histidine kinase — translation MSIYKRRAQLFCSDGVAWLAAVAVVSTIFITHSYLDFDIAPTLFYFTLLFMSANICPVPLFIAVAAGCIIHLTASFILDAGYRDHSLIGAFVRCLIALITTSLLALHSKRANEALRRNAAFFIGAQKLSHTGSVGFTLGADDNVSVSWSEESSRIFEYPPLVTPTLGMVKARTHPDDLPLIDGVLEQAARHQDLIEVEHRLVMPDGRVKFVQMIASPLFKHGNRCEYVGALMDVTAARQAEEALFHSQATLAHVTRLSSMGELAASIAHEINQPLAAVITSGESCKRWINRPKPNLEEARRSLDRVIQNSARVSDVITCIRALSRQSEVQRNTERFDDIVKDSLTLMQHDIALHEVRPHAQLGAPEALIKGDRVQLQQVIINLIINACQAMANVHDRPRTLRISTSLQQNEAVLEITDSGAGIAEDILPSLFDPFFTTKATGLGMGLSICRSIIEFHGGHICVDSTEGVGTQFRFTVPLHDVRHEPCAFSTPSAVHKGLEQ, via the coding sequence ATGTCTATCTACAAACGTCGCGCACAGCTTTTTTGTTCAGACGGCGTTGCCTGGCTGGCAGCCGTTGCCGTGGTAAGCACGATTTTCATTACCCATTCATACCTGGACTTTGATATAGCGCCGACGCTGTTCTATTTCACCCTGCTCTTCATGTCTGCCAACATCTGCCCCGTACCGCTGTTCATCGCTGTGGCCGCGGGATGCATCATCCATCTGACCGCCAGTTTCATCCTCGACGCAGGCTACCGCGACCACAGTTTGATCGGCGCTTTTGTCCGCTGCCTGATCGCCTTGATCACCACCAGCCTGCTTGCGCTGCACAGCAAACGGGCGAACGAGGCGCTGCGCCGCAACGCAGCGTTTTTCATCGGTGCGCAGAAACTCAGTCACACCGGCAGCGTCGGTTTCACCCTCGGCGCGGACGACAACGTCAGCGTGTCGTGGTCAGAGGAATCGTCACGCATCTTCGAATACCCACCCCTCGTTACGCCCACGCTGGGGATGGTCAAGGCCCGGACTCATCCCGATGACCTCCCGCTCATTGACGGTGTCCTGGAGCAGGCAGCTCGCCATCAGGATCTGATTGAAGTGGAGCATCGGCTGGTCATGCCCGACGGCCGGGTCAAGTTCGTGCAAATGATCGCCAGCCCATTATTCAAGCACGGTAACCGTTGCGAATACGTTGGCGCATTGATGGATGTCACGGCCGCCAGGCAAGCGGAAGAAGCGCTGTTTCACTCCCAGGCCACCCTTGCCCATGTGACGCGATTGAGTTCCATGGGCGAGTTGGCCGCCTCGATCGCTCACGAGATCAATCAACCGCTGGCCGCCGTGATCACCAGCGGCGAATCCTGCAAACGCTGGATCAACCGACCCAAGCCAAACCTTGAAGAAGCCCGGCGTTCGCTGGATCGGGTCATACAGAACTCTGCACGAGTGTCCGACGTGATCACCTGCATCCGGGCGCTCTCACGGCAGAGCGAAGTGCAGCGCAACACCGAGCGCTTCGACGATATCGTCAAGGACTCGCTGACGCTGATGCAGCATGACATCGCTCTGCACGAGGTCCGACCGCATGCGCAGCTTGGCGCCCCCGAAGCGTTGATCAAAGGCGATCGCGTGCAACTGCAGCAAGTGATCATCAACCTGATCATCAATGCATGCCAGGCCATGGCCAATGTCCACGACCGGCCCCGTACGCTGCGCATCAGCACCTCGCTGCAGCAAAACGAAGCGGTACTGGAAATCACCGATTCCGGCGCCGGCATCGCCGAGGACATTCTTCCTTCGTTGTTTGACCCCTTCTTCACCACCAAGGCGACGGGCCTGGGCATGGGCTTGTCAATCTGCCGTTCAATCATCGAATTCCACGGTGGGCACATCTGCGTGGACAGCACCGAAGGGGTCGGCACGCAGTTCCGCTTCACCGTACCGCTGCATGACGTCAGACATGAACCATGCGCGTTTTCAACCCCGTCAGCCGTACACAAGGGCCTGGAACAGTGA
- a CDS encoding response regulator transcription factor: MNNHPAHNSNPGEPVVYIVDDDAGLRESLGSLLRSIGLRVELFASVAEFMNHPRPDTVSCLVLDVRLQGSSGLDFQNELAAAGISVPIVFITGHGDIAMTVRAMKAGAVDFLTKPFREQDLIDAVCAAHVRDKQRRESGRHAQELRARHATLTPREQTVMALAASGLMNKQIAGEIGLSEITVKIHRGQAMRKMGARSFADLVRMAEAIAAQSANR; the protein is encoded by the coding sequence ATGAACAATCATCCCGCCCACAACAGCAATCCTGGCGAGCCAGTGGTCTACATCGTCGACGACGATGCCGGGTTGCGCGAATCGCTCGGGAGCCTGTTGCGCTCGATCGGCCTGCGGGTCGAGCTGTTTGCCTCGGTCGCTGAATTCATGAATCACCCGCGTCCGGACACCGTCAGTTGCCTGGTGCTCGATGTGCGACTGCAGGGCAGCAGCGGCCTGGATTTCCAGAACGAGCTCGCGGCTGCCGGCATCAGCGTACCGATTGTGTTCATCACCGGACATGGCGATATCGCCATGACCGTACGCGCGATGAAGGCCGGTGCCGTGGACTTTCTGACCAAACCCTTTCGCGAACAGGATCTGATCGACGCCGTGTGCGCCGCGCATGTCCGCGACAAGCAGCGTCGCGAGTCCGGGCGGCACGCGCAGGAGCTACGTGCGCGCCACGCCACGTTGACGCCCCGCGAACAGACGGTCATGGCGCTGGCGGCTTCCGGTCTGATGAACAAGCAGATCGCGGGAGAGATAGGGCTAAGTGAAATTACCGTGAAGATCCATCGTGGTCAGGCCATGCGCAAGATGGGCGCCCGCTCCTTTGCCGATCTGGTACGCATGGCCGAGGCCATCGCCGCGCAGTCGGCCAATCGCTAA
- a CDS encoding LysR family transcriptional regulator, translating into MNRNDLRRVDINLLVVFETMMHERSVTRVGEKLFLGQPTISAALGRLRQLFDDPLFIRVGRVMEPTARAQDIFADLTPALDGIAAAVSRCQSFEPGTSEATFHLGLSDDVEYALLPRLLRQLRMEAPNITLIVLRVDQQHMSQRLFNGEISLGISHTLDLPASARRKSLRTVRPMLLRADNRAEAVTLQEFCQRPHIVVSSVGNAADDTDQALSLSGRQRKVVLTVPQFSALPRLLAQSEMLAIVPDYVARAMALAQGIRAEAVPLALPTRNLSMAWRGAAHNDVGQRWLRSRCQACLSTPVELQVVPKLSALGHSTQSWLAAR; encoded by the coding sequence ATGAACAGAAATGATCTGCGTCGCGTCGACATAAATCTGTTGGTGGTGTTTGAAACGATGATGCATGAGCGCAGTGTTACCCGCGTTGGCGAGAAGCTGTTTCTTGGCCAACCGACGATCAGCGCCGCTCTGGGGCGTTTGCGTCAGCTGTTCGATGATCCGTTGTTCATTCGAGTGGGCAGGGTGATGGAGCCGACGGCCCGGGCGCAGGACATTTTCGCCGATCTGACGCCGGCGCTGGACGGCATCGCTGCAGCGGTGAGCCGTTGCCAGTCGTTTGAACCGGGTACCAGCGAGGCGACGTTTCATTTGGGCCTGTCCGATGATGTCGAATACGCGCTGTTGCCCCGTTTGCTTCGGCAACTGCGCATGGAGGCACCGAACATCACCTTGATCGTGCTGCGTGTTGATCAGCAGCATATGTCGCAACGGCTGTTCAATGGTGAAATTTCCCTGGGTATCAGCCATACGCTCGATCTGCCGGCGAGTGCGCGGCGCAAAAGTCTGCGTACCGTCCGGCCGATGCTATTGCGCGCCGACAACCGCGCTGAGGCAGTGACGCTGCAGGAGTTCTGCCAACGCCCGCATATCGTCGTGTCATCGGTTGGCAACGCGGCTGACGATACCGATCAGGCGTTGAGTCTGTCTGGGCGCCAGCGCAAGGTGGTGTTGACGGTGCCGCAATTCAGCGCATTGCCGAGGTTGCTGGCGCAGAGCGAAATGCTCGCCATTGTTCCCGACTATGTAGCGCGCGCGATGGCGTTGGCCCAAGGTATCCGGGCCGAGGCCGTCCCATTGGCGCTGCCGACGCGAAATCTCTCCATGGCCTGGCGCGGCGCGGCGCACAACGATGTCGGCCAGCGCTGGTTGCGGTCGCGTTGTCAGGCCTGCCTCAGTACGCCCGTCGAGTTGCAGGTAGTGCCGAAACTGTCAGCACTCGGGCACAGCACTCAGTCTTGGTTGGCGGCGCGTTAG
- a CDS encoding response regulator, whose product MTTILVVDDEYLIADILGFALEDEGFMTVTASNGKKALDVLERERPALVITDFMMPVMDGLEFAEAVRAQPSVKHLPIILMSGAQAHIGMERSDLFDVVVAKPFDIAEIVAQVKKLLAAD is encoded by the coding sequence ATGACCACCATCCTGGTAGTCGACGACGAGTATCTGATCGCTGACATCCTTGGCTTTGCCCTTGAGGACGAAGGCTTCATGACGGTGACCGCCAGCAATGGCAAGAAAGCGCTCGACGTGCTGGAGAGAGAACGACCAGCGCTGGTCATCACTGATTTCATGATGCCGGTCATGGACGGCCTCGAATTCGCCGAAGCCGTGCGGGCGCAGCCCTCGGTCAAACATTTGCCGATCATCCTGATGAGTGGCGCGCAGGCGCATATCGGCATGGAGCGATCTGACCTGTTCGATGTGGTAGTTGCCAAGCCTTTTGACATTGCCGAGATTGTGGCGCAGGTAAAGAAGCTGTTGGCGGCAGACTAG
- a CDS encoding ATPase domain-containing protein → MEKLKRLQSGIEGLDALLQGGLVAGASYIIQGRPGSGKTILANQLGFHHARNGGRVLVATLLAESHDRLFQFLSTMSFFDSSRVGAEIQFVSAFDTLENEGLDEVVKLLRREISRQKATVMVVDGLLNARSKADSPIDTKKFISELQGHAAFAGCTVLFLTSSRLDDGSPEHTMVDGVIEMGEELFGTRSVRRIHLRKTRGSGALTGLHECEITDDGLVVYPRLESLYKRPSAPDSADMTRIPSGIASLDEILGGGLYSSSVSLVMGPSGIGKTTLGLKFLAQSTPEAPGLHFGFYESPQRLRLKGQSLGINIEDMEHSGALSIAWQPTTEGLLDGLGARLLSIVDEKGIKRLFIDSLSGMTRVSTTPERITDFYSALMNELRSRGVTVFASWEMRDLFGSEVSSPNSDLSSIVDNLILMRFFEHHAELRRTLSILKVRDSAYNPSRFEVVIRDQDVFLEKALRNEPSASAKSLPGSIS, encoded by the coding sequence GTGGAAAAGCTAAAACGCCTTCAGAGCGGAATCGAAGGGCTCGACGCGCTGCTTCAGGGAGGCCTGGTCGCGGGAGCTTCATACATCATTCAAGGGCGTCCGGGCTCGGGCAAAACCATCCTCGCCAATCAGCTGGGGTTCCATCATGCCCGCAACGGCGGTCGCGTTCTGGTCGCCACGTTGCTGGCCGAGTCGCACGACCGGCTGTTCCAGTTTCTGTCGACGATGAGTTTTTTCGATTCTTCTCGAGTGGGTGCGGAAATACAATTTGTCAGCGCATTCGATACCCTGGAAAACGAAGGCCTCGACGAGGTGGTAAAACTGCTAAGACGCGAAATCAGTCGGCAGAAAGCCACGGTCATGGTCGTGGACGGTTTGCTTAATGCGCGCTCCAAAGCCGACTCACCTATCGACACGAAAAAATTCATTTCCGAATTGCAAGGCCACGCCGCGTTCGCCGGTTGCACCGTGCTGTTTCTCACCAGCTCGCGCCTTGACGACGGCAGCCCCGAACACACGATGGTCGACGGCGTCATCGAAATGGGCGAAGAACTGTTCGGTACCCGCTCGGTGCGACGCATCCACTTGCGCAAGACCCGCGGCAGCGGCGCGTTGACCGGTTTGCACGAGTGTGAAATCACCGATGACGGCCTGGTCGTCTATCCCCGCCTTGAAAGTCTGTACAAGCGCCCTTCCGCCCCGGACAGCGCCGACATGACGCGCATTCCCAGCGGCATCGCGTCACTGGATGAGATCCTCGGCGGCGGACTGTATAGCTCCAGTGTGTCGCTGGTCATGGGGCCTTCAGGGATTGGTAAAACCACACTTGGCCTGAAATTCCTGGCGCAGTCGACGCCAGAAGCGCCGGGCCTGCATTTCGGCTTTTATGAAAGCCCGCAACGCCTGCGCCTGAAAGGCCAATCGCTCGGCATCAACATTGAAGACATGGAACACAGCGGTGCGCTGAGCATTGCCTGGCAACCGACCACTGAGGGTTTGCTCGATGGCCTCGGCGCGCGACTGCTGAGCATCGTCGATGAAAAAGGCATCAAGCGCTTGTTCATCGATAGCCTGAGCGGCATGACCAGGGTTTCCACGACCCCGGAACGCATCACCGACTTCTACAGTGCGCTGATGAACGAGCTGCGGTCCAGAGGCGTTACGGTGTTCGCCTCGTGGGAGATGCGCGATTTGTTCGGCTCCGAGGTGAGCTCACCGAACTCTGACCTGTCCAGTATTGTCGACAATCTGATCCTCATGCGTTTCTTTGAGCATCACGCTGAACTTCGCAGGACGCTTTCCATTCTTAAGGTACGCGATAGCGCCTATAACCCTTCGCGGTTCGAGGTGGTTATCCGTGATCAAGATGTGTTCCTGGAAAAGGCTTTGAGAAATGAACCTTCAGCCTCAGCTAAGTCATTGCCTGGTTCAATATCGTAA
- a CDS encoding alpha/beta fold hydrolase, translated as MRNLKSLLAVTITAALALTSAYSTAAVEPGAAKPTVVLVHGAFAESSSWNGVAAQLLKQGYPVVAAANPLRGVKQDSDYVADIVEHTAGPVILVGHSYGGSVITNAVHDNPKVKALVYVAAFAPDKGETAIELSGRYPGGTLGPTLAAPVLLKDGNKDLYIQQDKFGPQFAADVPAAESALMAATQRPISEAALKEASGEPAWKKLPSWFIYGSADKNIPEAALKFMADRAGSKKTVTVQGASHVVMTSNPQKVTALIIEAAQASATGSSH; from the coding sequence ATGCGCAATCTCAAATCGCTTTTGGCTGTCACCATCACCGCTGCATTGGCACTGACCTCTGCGTATAGCACGGCTGCCGTGGAACCCGGCGCTGCCAAGCCGACAGTCGTTCTGGTACATGGTGCGTTCGCCGAATCGTCCAGCTGGAACGGGGTTGCCGCTCAGTTGCTGAAACAGGGCTATCCAGTCGTTGCCGCGGCCAACCCACTGCGTGGCGTCAAGCAGGACTCGGATTATGTCGCCGATATTGTCGAGCACACCGCCGGTCCGGTAATCCTCGTTGGCCATTCCTACGGTGGCTCGGTGATCACCAATGCGGTCCACGACAACCCGAAAGTCAAAGCGCTTGTCTATGTCGCGGCCTTTGCCCCGGACAAAGGCGAAACCGCCATCGAGCTCTCCGGTCGTTATCCGGGAGGTACCCTGGGCCCTACCCTCGCCGCTCCGGTGCTGCTGAAGGACGGCAATAAGGATCTCTATATTCAACAGGACAAATTCGGTCCGCAATTTGCCGCTGATGTACCCGCCGCCGAGTCGGCACTGATGGCCGCCACGCAACGGCCGATCAGCGAGGCGGCGTTGAAGGAAGCCTCTGGCGAACCGGCCTGGAAAAAACTGCCGTCATGGTTCATCTACGGTTCGGCGGACAAGAACATTCCGGAGGCCGCGCTGAAGTTCATGGCCGATCGCGCGGGTTCGAAAAAGACCGTTACCGTCCAGGGTGCATCCCATGTGGTGATGACGTCCAACCCGCAGAAAGTCACCGCGCTGATCATTGAAGCGGCCCAGGCCAGCGCCACCGGATCATCGCACTAA